In Quercus lobata isolate SW786 chromosome 12, ValleyOak3.0 Primary Assembly, whole genome shotgun sequence, a genomic segment contains:
- the LOC115971405 gene encoding probable carotenoid cleavage dioxygenase 4, chloroplastic produces MDALSSSFLSTFSTQKLLYRTTPPPPSLSPILNVRIEEKPQQTTTTKTTQPISTSTTPPPKTTSQTPSSIRSSSSSSSSKVEPSVPALIFNALDDIINTFIDPPIKPSVDPKHVLSQNFAPVLNELPPTECKVIQGSLPPSLNGAYIRNGPNPQFLPRGPYHLFDGDGMLHSLRISQGKASLCSRYVKTNKYTLEREAGFPLFPNVFSGFNGLTASAARGALSAARILTGQVDLSNGFGLANTSLVLFANRLLALGESDLPYSVKLSSNGDIETLGRYDFDGKLFMSMTAHPKIDSDTGEAFAFRYGPVPPFLTYFRFDKNGVKQPDVPIFSMTRPSFLHDFAITKKYAIFADIQIGMNPLEMIAGGSPVGSDPSKVSRIGVIPRYAKDESEMKWFDVPGFNIIHAINAWDEEDGNVIEMVAPNILSVEHTLERMELIHALVEKVRIDLNTGIVKRYPISARNLDFAVINQAYVGKKNKYVYAGVGDPMPKISGVVKLDLSKGDQREDCTVASRMYGEGCYGGEPFFVARGAAENLDAEEDDGYVVSYVHDENTGESRFLVMDAKSPNLDLVATVKLPRRVPYGFHGLFVAESDLNKI; encoded by the exons ATGGAtgccttatcttcttctttcctcTCTACTTTCTCCACCCAAAAGCTTCTCTACCgaacaacaccaccaccaccatcattaTCTCCTATCCTCAATGTTAGGATTGAAGAAAAGCCCCAAcaaaccacaacaacaaaaactacACAACCCATTTCCACTTCAACCACCCCACCTCCAAAAACAACGTCCCAAACCCCATCCTCCATaagatcatcatcatcatcatcatcttcaaaaGTAGAGCCATCAGTGCCAGCACTGATTTTCAATGCATTAGACGACATAATCAACACCTTCATAGACCCTCCTATCAAACCATCGGTGGATCCAAAACACGTTCTCTCCCAAAACTTTGCTCCTGTACTCAACGAGCTTCCCCCAACAGAATGTAAAGTAATACAAGGCTCACTCCCACCATCTTTGAACGGTGCATACATTCGCAATGGCCCGAACCCTCAGTTCCTCCCCCGGGGCCCTTATCACCTATTCGATGGTGACGGCATGCTTCACTCTTTACGCATCTCACAAGGCAAAGCCTCGCTTTGCAGCCGATACGTGAAGACAAACAAGTACACGTTGGAACGCGAGGCAGGGTTTCCACTATTTCCCAATGTTTTCTCTGGTTTCAATGGCCTGACTGCCTCAGCAGCACGTGGTGCTTTATCTGCTGCTCGAATCCTTACAGGTCAAGTTGATCTTTCCAATGGCTTTGGCCTGGCGAATACGAGTTTGGTTTTGTTTGCGAATCGTTTGCTTGCACTAGGCGAGTCGGATTTGCCTTACTCGGTGAAACTGAGCTCAAACGGAGATATAGAAACTTTGGGACGCTACGATTTTGATGGGAAACTTTTTATGAGCATGACTGCTCATCCTAAAATCGACTCCGACACCGGTGAAGCCTTTGCGTTTCGATACGGCCCGGTTCCTCCATTTTTGACCTACTTCAGGTTCGATAAAAATGGAGTGAAACAACCAGATGTGCCCATATTCTCCATGACCCGTCCTTCTTTTTTGCATGACTTTGCTATAACAAAGAAGTACGCGATATTTGCTGACATACAAATTGGGATGAACCCATTGGAAATGATAGCAGGAGGGTCTCCTGTGGGATCAGACCCGTCGAAAGTGTCGAGAATTGGAGTGATACCTCGATATGCAAAGGACGAGTCTGAGATGAAATGGTTTGATGTGCCCGGGTTCAATATTATACATGCTATAAATGCATGGGATGAAGAAGATGGCAATGTAATAGAGATGGTTGCACCCAACATATTGTCTGTGGAACACACCTTGGAGAGAATGGAACTTATTCATGCGTTGGTGGAGAAAGTGAGGATCGACCTCAACACAGGGATTGTAAAAAG GTATCCCATATCAGCGAGGAATCTAGATTTTGCGGTGATAAATCAGGCATATGTGGGGAAGAAGAACAAGTATGTGTACGCGGGGGTGGGTGATCCAATGCCAAAGATATCTGGGGTGGTGAAGTTGGACTTGTCCAAAGGAGATCAACGTGAAGATTGCACTGTGGCAAGTAGAATGTATGGGGAAGGGTGTTATGGGGGAGAGCCTTTTTTTGTGGCAAGAGGGGCTGCAGAGAATTTGGATGCAGAAGAGGATGATGGGTATGTTGTGTCTTATGTGCATGATGAGAATACAGGAGAGTCAAGGTTCTTGGTGATGGATGCCAAATCTCCCAATCTTGATCTTGTTGCCACCGTGAAGCTCCCACGCAGGGTTCCCTATGGGTTCCATGGATTATTTGTTGCGGAAAGTGACCTCAACAAGATATAG